The Bactrocera dorsalis isolate Fly_Bdor chromosome 2, ASM2337382v1, whole genome shotgun sequence region ATTGTGTAAGCTTACAGTGAATTGTACTATCGTAAGCTATACAAGGGTTCATTCAGTAGGCGTTTTTCGTGGAGTGAAACTGTCGAGATCGCGAATTGTCAAGATCGCGAAAAAAGGGGTTGACGCGAAAAGTGcttaaaaagattaaaatagcTGTTTTATTGTTAAACCAAGGGaaaacatgaataaataaacataatttagttattgaaaataaaaataaatcattggaaaagtattaagtttgtttaaaataattttgtaaaaggcCTGTTGTCTATAAGCAACATCCTGTAATTAACGAACCAGGACATTCAggactttgaaattttaatcaGTTCATACTTGAGTTAAGACTAACACATATCTgtcctaaaaaatgttttagcttCGCCCACTTTAATTCGGGCATGAAAGGGTTAAGTCACTGCACTGGTTTTTTCACTGcgcaatagttttttttttcgtttggcccactacattttttgttttttataaatccatagtgcctgtcactatggctcgaaggaccatgaacaGGTGGGTGCCCAACTTAGCGGAAGGCACACCCTTCAGTCAGTTACACTCGCGTTATAttctatctacatatgtatgtgagtgaaAATGCGGTGGATCTCAGATAGATTacatgaattttattattttttataacaaattatttacaattaatttatggtatataaatatgcagCATGTGGTACGACAGGAATATTACATTCCACGTTtgaagccccaaatcaagaaatgcattttcaggtgcaagatctgcactatgcataaacagaaaatgcgtacacagattatggcagcacttccaccggaacgctgcaactttgctcCGCCTTTTaccactacaggtgtagattttgctggtccttttcagataaaggcttccatgctaagatctcctaccctcatgaaaggctatgtggctgtttttgtctgtttcacaacaaaagcagtacacctggagctatgtactaatctgaccaGGGAGGCTTTTCTTGccgcatttgctcgcttcgtcgcaaGACGTGgttttccttcaaaaatcatgggcgataatggcaaaacatttattGGAGCCCAAAGCGCTACAGAGAAACAGTTTGTGGAGTTcatgaaacaagtctcacctgacATTGTTCAAAAATACGTCCCTCAAGGTATAAACTGGCAAttcatccccccaagcgctcctcacatgggtggtttatgggaatcagcggtAAAGAGCTTTAAATATCATTTCAAGAAGCTCGCTGGCAACctcaaattcaattatgaagaattcacgacacTGTTAACcagaatcgaagccgttctcaactcacggcctctcgctgcactctcgcaagaCCCCTCCGAATTTGCTGCCCTTaccccagggcattttcttaaaggagcgcccattctggccacacctgagccaggcatgGAGTCGCCGTCCTTACTAAacagatgggaacgaattaaaattctccatcataattttaGCCGACGATGGAAAGAAGAGTATTTAAAAGACCTTCACAAGAGGTATAAATGGAAAATCCCAGAACAGGCTCCAatgcttggagattgtgtcctagttcacgacgattgtctcccccccacagaatggcggcttggccgcatagagaaacTTCACTACGGTTCCGACGGTCACATCCGGGTggttgatctccgtacgcaaaacggaacgctaACCCGGCTGCTTATCAAATTATGTTTCTTACCAACTGCCGCCACTCACGAAAACGTAAATAATAACCCTTCCTAAACTGATCCGAAAAGacgggaaaaagaaaataaattaataatatcattaaaaaaaacccGAAAAAATGATTACAATAAGCTTGAAGCCGTAAGACAAACGTAGACCTACATATATATCGCAACCCCATAGACGGACGATCATTTAGTCATGCCCTCTCACGTGGCATCCTGTTCATGCACGCTTACAGGCAATCAACTTATAATCATTACGATTTTCTCTTTCCACAGATCGATATGGATACACCGGTAACCCCCACGCCAACTCTCCGTTCGGCTGTTACTGTGCCTCGCTCCGGAACTGTTCCAGTAGCAGCGCCCCGAACCATCACGGCAGCCACGGCGCCAACCGTGACACGAAGCTCAACATGCGCAGCACCGACGCCGGCGCCTCCGAAACCGCACCGCACCAGATGTTCGCTCTGTTGCCGTTCTCATAGGCTGCAGCATTGCTCTATTTTCAAGGGAATGTTACCCGTACAACGTCAGAAGGTGGCACAGGCACATGGGCATTGTTTAAACTGCTTGGCCCAGTCACACGCCACGCTTGAATGCGAATCTGATACCTTGTGCCGGTTGTGTGAAAGACCGCATCATACGTTACTCCACCGGAACGCCGGACATCCTGGCTCACCAACTGTCCTCCGCCGCCGTACGGCCACCCGACGATCGCAGCCTAACCGTGTGGCACGGCATCTAGAAGCTGGATGGTTCTGGCGCCTCCTCAATACGACATCCACGCGCAACCAAATAAGGCCACAACCTCACCGCCCCACCGGCCTGAGCGGCGTTGTAGCTACGTTACAGGCACTACAGCGTCTACTAGGCTAGTACTCGCCGAACTAATTTAACTAAAGGGCATCACTGATcagtgaatacaacactctccacatcaacatgttaattagaaaaaaacagGGCATCACTGACcagtgaatacaacactctccacatcaaCACGTTAATTAGAAAAACAGGGCATCATTGATCAtctccacaccaaactgttattgttccatttttcattttataccaACGAGAAGGTGACGCTGTGCCTTTTTTTGTTCTACACAGTTCTAGAAGTCACGTTCGCCGCTACACACACGCACCGCACCGtctatttaaaacatttttaactttGGATTTTTGGCACCCTCCGGTCATTTTATATAGAGATCATTCGTTTGTTATTTGGCTTCTACCCGTTTTATATACATTAACTTTGGTTTGGTAACGTTTAACCTTTGAGTATCGCTACATGCGAAAGAAATTAGCGTAGTATCCAGTGCTATAACCTAAAAAGAAATTGGCGTAGTATCCAGTGCTATAACCTAAAAGGAAGTTGGCGTAGTATCCAGTGCTGTAACCTAAAAGGAAATTGGTGTGGTGTGCTAATCGCATCAAAGAAGTTTTATTCAGTGCTATAACCTGAAAGTGATTGACCGTCCAAACGTCCCATTTCTACCGCTGTGTTGATAGATTAATTATCATCTCAACTACCATACGgtgtaaaaatatacaattcattttttaaacatatataattcatttttaaccaTATATTGGTAATATATACAACTTCcttgtaaaaatatacaaattatagtaagaaaaaaaatacctgggtttataaattattactctaataaataaattgtatataacgTATTCAGACCGAATCTGCTAATTTCGTgattcgttagttgatacttcgttaaaaggtttaactgtgaacatactctTTTGCTATGCTTCAGTAGTATGGTAAGTTTTGTtccaaaacagctgattcaattttattaaagagtaaaaatgcgTCTagaaagtgcaaaatcaaaaattgtcaataatttaattgaaaattatatggaacagataaaatttattactggtaagtacttaaaattattatacagaGTCAATGCTACTCTGTATAATAATTAACTAActaactttcaaattatttcaagatTTACTCAGTGAAGATAAAGATTTGGTAGAAGTACCATTGACGAGGTATATGATGATTTGCTCATTACACTAAACTGTCATAGAAGTGTAGAAAATATTGTTCCAAAGCCAATTTATTGGTGCGATGATATTTTAATCACAATGGATTACAATAGGTTCCGTCGAATGCTGTATGTAGACCGAACTCTATTCGCCCCCTAATTGATACTCATATCAAGTGGCgaagattttaaaaaatgtagtggCAAGCAATTCCCCATTGCTATACAGTTAGCTGTCGTTTTATATAGATTCGGCTCATCTGGAGTATGTGCGTCGATACAAAGAATTGCGCCAACTTTTTGTGACGAAGGAATGGTAACCAATATtgctatatatagtatattagtCAGATAATACCATTTTATGTAGGTTAAGTGGATGGCACTGAAATAAATCTTGTCGAGTCCCCTATGAAGAGTTCTTTTACAGAAATCATGTACATGCAATTAAAGCTCAAATGGTTTGCGACCACAAGCTCTAAATTCGCGATGTTGTCGTTAGCTGCAGTGGCTTTACTCACGGCGCAAAAATGGTTAAAACTGTTCATTAAACGAATATCAATCAAGATTCTTTTCAAGATAGGAATAGATTGCTGGAGACTCTGTTTACCCCTTCAGTAACATTATTGTAATGCCTTGCATTGTTGAAATGCAGTCCTGCatataacaatgtacatatgtacatatacatgcgACTCGAAAGTGAAGATAGGGTGGTTAAAGTGAAGATAGGGTGGTCTATCTGTCGCCTTAGAGAATACTCACCCATTACCCGATGTTTTAGGTGCTTTCAACTGGGTCATATAGCACACAAATGTATCAGTCAGACTGATCGGTCAGCCCTCTGTACGCGCTGCGGAGCCGCAGGGCACTTagcaaaagtgtgcaaaaatgcCCCGAGCTGTATGCTttgcaaaggagagcactcTGTCTTAAGTACGACATGTCCGAAGTACGTAGAAGtgatgaaaacaatgaaaaaatgagGTTATTACAGCTAAACCTTAATcactgcgctgcagcacaagatctGCTAAAACAAACAGTTAAAGAAGAGAACATAGATGTCGCCTTGCTAAGCGAGCCATATAGACAGCGCTCGGAAAGCTCTTGGTGTAAAGATAAAAGtggcaaggcagcaatatgggcctgctttctcatcccgctccaaagaagctcataatggctttacatgggcgaagATACAAgctatatattttgtaagctgctatgctcgtcctagcgcaacaattagagaatttgaagattttctcctggagtTGTCTCTAGAGACCAGAaacaaatcgccaataataatagcgggtgattttaaagcatggtctactgcttggggtagcagaattacAAATCACCGTGGTCGCCTCATCctagaatttttgagtcaaacaaacctcACGATTCTAAACAATGGCACAAAAAATACGTTTCAAAAGGGTAATAAAGGCTCTATAATAGACCTAATGTTTGCGAACGATACGCTTAGCAGACATATTAAGTGGAAGGTATcagatatttacacaaatagcgACCATATGGCTATAATCGCTGATGTTTCGTTAACCCAAGAAAGGGAACTGTTTCAGAGAAATACCTCTCGAAAACGTAGTTGGCGTGAAAAGGAATTTGATACTGACGTTTTTGAGAGCGTCTGGAGTGCGGCAAAGGCACTAGGCGAAGACGCCACCCAAttagtatccgctgtgcagaaggaactagttgcagcatgcgacgcaactatgcgcaggacgagatacaataacaatcgaaagccggtatactggtggagcgacgaaattgccaagctgaggaagctctgtcactcagctagacgtcgCGCACAGAGAAACCAGGGAGGGGAAAATGAAAACCGCCTCAGAGAGGCatttaaaagccaaaaaaagcTCTTGAAGTCAGCtattatccgtagtaagagatcctgtttcgaaaagctatgtgaagaagcaaacatagacccctggggatcggcatacaaaatttgtatgtcgaaattcaaaaataagtcgcagCAACCTAACAACgcattgtttaataaaaatgttgtcgaagcgttattcccgacacatgcctccatttcttatattaagcgaaacgaagctacggagccacccctattagtcacagaagacgaactactggctattgcgaaaaatattaaaaactccaaagcgcctggaatagatggtataccaaatagagcccttaaagaagccataactcTTAGACCCAGTTTATTTGTaaacatgtacaatgcgtgtatattagaagaggtgttccccgatccgtggaagatacagcgcCTGGTTCTACTCCCGAaaccaaaaaagccaccagaagaaccttcatcttatcgacctctttgcatgctcgacacgattgggaaagtgtacgaaagcattgtaagaaaccgcttggaattagcaatccaaaaagccggcggattatcagagagaaaatacggcttcataaaaaagagatccaatatagacgcactacgagaagtcgtcgatattgcgaaatgtgcagtaagtggcaaaagatggaaaggtggcacaaaaaagtactgcgcgctgattacgctggatgtcaagaatgccTTCAACTCGGCGAACTGGGCAGACATAATCAAtgccctggatgaaatacgggcccctgaataccttataaatataataacgagctactttaaaaacagaaagctgttttttgatacggatgaaggcaccaagagctactctatcacgAGTGGAGCaccccaaggctcagtgttaggcccactattatggaaccttatgtatgacggggtgctaagaaTACAGCAACCAACGGTCGtgaaactagtagcttatgcggacgatctcatggtggtagcagtcgccaaacaattagccgacctgagagataaatgcaatgagtgcataaatAATCTACGTCAATGGTTTTCTTCtatgagtctgaaactggcggaggaaaagacagaagttttactgataagcactagg contains the following coding sequences:
- the LOC125776725 gene encoding uncharacterized protein LOC125776725; this encodes METPTSPRTSIQIDMDTPVTPTPTLRSAVTVPRSGTVPVAAPRTITAATAPTVTRSSTCAAPTPAPPKPHRTRCSLCCRSHRLQHCSIFKGMLPVQRQKVAQAHGHCLNCLAQSHATLECESDTLCRLCERPHHTLLHRNAGHPGSPTVLRRRTATRRSQPNRVARHLEAGWFWRLLNTTSTRNQIRPQPHRPTGLSGVVATLQALQRLLG